In Calliopsis andreniformis isolate RMS-2024a chromosome 6, iyCalAndr_principal, whole genome shotgun sequence, the genomic window CAAGCTATGAAATGGTGGAAActacaaccagaatgaaactaacGATTTAGGACGATTAAAGGAActgaaaatctttaaataagtaTAGAAAATTGGAATatgaaaattacaaaaatttgtAAATGTGCTCTTTTTGTTAGCTATTACATTTGTGACTTTGCACAGTCAAATCGATGCCAAATCTTTGCCAATTTTTCCTAACTAAACGGGGTTCGTTTACAACACATGGATCCTTTCAAGTATCTCTCTACTCAAACAGAATACGCTTAAGTAAAAAGAAGTAATAATACTTTTCAATGTTGGAAAATGCGATTCATGAGTACGCTATAGCAACACCAAATTAAATCCCTCGTTAAGTGTCTCCAAAGCGAACGCGAGCGGCCGAAAATACCAGGATCGCTCGCGGGCGATTTCAAGGCCGACTTTGGGAGAAAAGTGGGGAACGTCAGAATTACTCTAAGGCCGTTTCTGAAGGAGTGGGATGACGACACAGGCGAGTTCTCTCACGAGCGACTTCGGGCATTGCCGGGAGCCCGCGAGTACTTCTCCTGAGCATTTCTGGTCTAGGGGATCTGCTTCGCCATCTTGCCAAGCATAAGGCAACGTGAGTTCGGGATGATCGAATTCTCTTCACCGTAGTTTGTAATTATGTATCTTATAGTTAGTATATTaagtttatattgtaattgtgtCTTTCTGCTGTCGTAAATTATAATTCATAAATTCCGAAGTGCACCTTAGGGTGCACAAAGTAAATGTAATAAACAATTTTACGAAGGGGTTCTTGCAAATATCCACCAGAGGTGAACATTCACCCTGGAAAGCCATgatcattaatatttttaaactcTGTACATTAGATATTTGTTATTCCTCACGGCAAATATGATACTAAAAGTGTCTAATGTTCCAGATCTTCTTTTTAATGCTCTGTATTATATCGACCATTTGGTCAATTAAACATTTTGAAAAGTAAtggaaataaatatttcatacattaaaataatattgGATTTTGTTCATACCCAACTCATTGTCAAGTCAAGAATAAATGTATCGtaaattttgaataaatatGTTTTTGGGGAAGTTACAAATGTTTTACGTTTAAGATTACAATAATTCgaataaataatgaaataatagtAAGTAAATAGAATATAATGGTGTAAACTAAAATTTGTACGTTATTGTGTATAATATTATcatagaatataaatagaaaCATAGAACATAATATGTAACTAAAAAGGAATTATGTACTTACCGATTAATAATGTGATAATAATTTCTAGACCACACCTTCAAACAGTCTGAATGTCCAGGCGGTATATGTCCAATTATGTGAACTTTTTCGCCATTCATTTCAGCTCCTTGTAATTCGTATACGAGCCATTGCAGTTCACTTACTGGATCTGTACTATTGATTAGCAGCCaccaatttttattattacaataattCATGTTTACAGAAAGAATTCTGAAACCCGGTCGAACTAGCACTGAATAAAAGGCACCTCGACGAACAGTATGTGAAACACCTACTGGTAGCCAACGTCTCCAATGTTTATCAAGAGCATCGTACAACCACGATATATCATTTTCCTTGGGAACAAATGGTGGTGGAAAGCTGAaatatttttacaataattttttattttttttactttgaGTACACAAACATTTTGGAAATATGCCAATAAGAAATTTGTTAGTCCTTCTATTCTTGAGTTTAGTGTTAGGAGCCACAATTTTTGAATCATGATACTCGGTTATTATTTAAAAACAACAACTCGGTTAGTATTTAAAAACAAGTATGTAAAAATTGCTACTAGTtcctatattttcaaatattttatgtatTATTAGTGTAAAGAAGTGTTGCATTTTGCTTATTAGACTTAGCTTGTAACTAGTTATCTAATTGACATCAATTAACTGAAGAATCGGTAGTATTACTAATCTTTAACAATATACATTTTTGTAGGACTAACAATAAATTATGTATTCTCACTATTTCTTGTcattgtacattgagtattttATTTTAACCGCTAATTTTCAGTAAAACATGAAATTTCTATAAACTGGCGTCATAAAGTTAAGGAAACAAAAGAAAATACACACCTATTTACAGGAGCACTTTCATGGTTGCCAAGAGCCGGAAAAATCGGAATGCCAGGAAATGTTTCGATAAGTTGTGTCACTGTTTCATGCAAAACTTTAAGATTTTCCTCGCGTGTTTGATTCCATACGTCATGGGGAGGTATGTCACCGGTCCAGAGTATGTAATCTATATCCTAAATTACAAAAGGAAATGTAAAAATGTAGAATTTACAGTGAAAATcacttaattaattaatttcaacCGAACAGAAATGACCCAAAAATCTGCTTATTGCTGATTctgtttatttaaaatatacatgTGTATCTCAcaaaaaatgttgaaattgTAGCGCAACCATTCAACGTTCGAGAACAATGGAACCACAAACTAGATACTTAATAATACATACTTAATAAGTATCCGAGAACAAATCAAATAAAAAACCTTAAAAAcagcatgaattaaaaatattgaatattttctaTGTCTCTACAAAACtacaaattatcataaaaagtaGAAATTATCATTTGAAGTAGTTCCCTTATCAGTTTGAAAACGTTTTAACTCCTTAATTAAAGTTTCAATTAGGTCGTTTAAGGTGCATTAAGGTATTTACGTTAAAACACACTTGCGATACTGACGTTTGAATGTATGTAAAAAATTATAGTTCCCGCTGGCGATTAGGTTAGCTATAATTACAGACTCTTACTTATCATATTATCCTTAAAGAATTATTACTGAAAACGTATGAAAATATTGAACTGTATTCTTCTCACTAATGCCTGCATAATTTATCTTACTTTGATATGTCATTATAGTTATCATTTTAGGATAGTCAATATCATTAGGACGTCAATATCATAAGCATTTATAATGCAAATTTAATACTTACAGGATGCGTGCTTGCAATATGTTTAAGCATGTGTTCTACAGTTCTTCTAGGTGTGTCACATTTTCTGTAATCTCCCCATCGGCCAGCACCTGCAGCTGCAGTTAGCGGTGCTCCATTGGTTAATCTACAGCATAATGGTTCATTGCATTCTGCATTTGCTCCCTCTTGGTAGTAAGGGTCGAAATGGGTGTCAGATATATGGAGAACTTTAAAGGTCGGCGCTCCTTCTTGCGGCGGTATCGGAGGTCTTACAGGTGGTTTGTTTACTGGTGGGAAAGCCACTTCCCATTCGTGTAAAGGATTGTACGTATCATCGCAAGCATCGCCAATTACGAAGCTACAAATTtgtgttggatccatattcactTGTTTTAGGACGTAAATGACTTCCCCCTAAACAAAAATATCGTAGCTTATGATAAAGTTGAAATAACAATTAaccaataataaaactaacacaACTCCGAATGACCTATTAGGTTGCTTTGACTAGTGTTCATATAATTTCGTGTATGAAAACTGCTGAAATACTTttcaaaaattacaaaattatcgCTCTATCTTTTTAATTTCTTACAATCGCTAAAAGAGTAATTAAGGGTTTATCTACTTTTCACAATGTAATTTTTTATATAGCATTCTATCCTGTAAGTACCATACTGTTTATGCTGTTGTAATATGTACAAAGAAGTTAAAAATACCGCTTACCCCAAAAAGTAATGTTACTCCTTGACAAACACGAGGACTTTGTATTTTAAGAGATACACAAAATTGATAGATAATGTTTCCAATCTCTTCGTCGTTTTTGCCAATCTTTATATAATGCTGAAGAAGTGTTGCACCAGTTTTACATGCTGTACAGGAGACTTTTGACATCACTGATGTCTCGACTTCCATCATTACTTGTTTTAAATCTAATAATTTTAAAGCTTTATCCACAAATCCTGATAAATGTCCACTTGGTTGCACAGTTTCCATGTCCCACAGCATGCGAGAATAATTGTACTGTAACATAAATGTTTAAATTAACTTTTGagattcattttattttaataatttttaaatttaaattaaaattagctATCGATGGCACTGATACAAGCTCATTATTTCATTAACATGTAGAGAAATTAATACTTTGTATCTAGTAACATTAGTTCGTTTACTAGCTTAAACAAAAGTATtagaaatgaaaaaattgaagagataacaaaaaaatgaaaaaaaaaaaaatacttcgAAGTACTAGACATCACATTACCCGTGCAAGTTCCTCAGGCCTTGTACCATTTATGACAACTGTTTCCACTGTCGGTGGTAAATCTCTAAGTTTCTCAACAAATGGCAAAACAGTAACGTCTAATTTTTCTACGGCCTTTGCTCTGACAGCGAACCATTCGTCTGCGAGTTGGGTCCAGTTGGTCGCAGTACCTTCCATTTGCCTCCTGTATCTGTCTCGAATAGGATTTCCTGTATAAGaaacataaaaatatattaagaaacatagtaagaaacataaaaatatattagATATTTTAACTTTTTCAACAAGGAATAATAatacatgaaaaaaaaaaagaaagatgaaggattgaaatGTATGCCTATTACAGAGTGCCAAACCTTGCTCATATTTATACAAAAAAAACTTTCTAAACGTTGCATCACACATGGTGTTCGACAAGCGCAAGAAATACATATTAGCCAATGATTGTACCTATTTGCCAAAGTAAACTCCATTTAGGGGATCACTCTCGAGCAGGATTGCTCTGAAATTCTTGGTCATGAGGGGAAAGCGAATCCCCCACACATCCTACATCCTCCAAATACCTTATTATAAGCGAGTGGAGGCCTGCCATAGGCTATTTTGGGGGTATGGGACCTGCAGGTGATTTGCTTTCCTCTCTCAGCCACTAATTCCCTAGCAACCCTACTCCTGGGTTAGTAAACATTGAAAATATCCTAAAATATGTACAGGTTTGTGACATAAACATAGAAAGGATTCGAGAACGCTAGTCGTTCATGTGCCCTACTACTAATATACCGCTTCGAGATTCCTGCATGACCAATTCGTAATTACAACCGTGGCCACGAGACGGCTGCCGCGTAATCCACAACTCCTCGGAGGTCTCGCGACGATTCGAGTATACAATTACCGCTACGAAACACAGACAGCAGGCATGCTAGAAAACGAGCAACAAGCAAGCAAAAAAGACGAGCCCTCGTAAGGCTCAACTACGCTTTGCTCCTTTGTAATTTTCCTCAGTTTTCTCTAAGAGAACTCGTCAGACCGGAACATTTAGTCCGGCGATTGACAAACCTCCGTTTAGTCGCCAATCATAGTGGGACAGCAATCTCCATGCAGATCATGGATTTTGTGATCGATCATCAGATGATGGATTCGATtatattttaagaaattaatagTTTATTATCGTCGTATTAATTAAATGGATTATCAGACATGAAACATGTCTTAAACAAAGTGTAGATGTAAAGAATCTTTAGTATCTACAGTAATGTTAAGTTTTAATTCAATTTTAGTTTATCGATATCTTAACAATATTATCGATAATATTTTGATAAGATCAATATTTATCCATAACGTTATCGATAACAACATCTCCAGTGTACAATTCTGCTAATGTaagttttattaaaatcagAAACTGTCACCTCAGGTTGTTCCCTTGCATCTGCGCAAGCAAGGGTGGGAGTACCGTtttcgttttattattatgtacaAAGAAGAAACAGAATAAGATGTAGTAAAAACGGAAAGTCAGGAAAGTGGAAATCAATGAGAAACAAGGTAGGTGAAAATACAGAAAATTGAGAAAGTGAAAGCAAAAACTTGGTGGCAGTTCTATAGCCTGTAAATGATCACTATATCAATTCATAAGAGTAACAGTGATATGTATAGATAACAAAGATAGAAAATCTAGTTGAAGCTATCTCGACATAATGGAACTGTGGAACCAAGAAGCTGGTTAAAATCGAATCGATCAAGAGGATACTCAGCTGCCTAACAATAAACTAAGAGTGATCGGTAGCTGGTTAAAGTTGCCTCGATCTAAAGAATCAAGAGGCTGAATGAAACTACATCAACATGGTAGACACTAGTAAAGACTGTCTAGGAAGCCGTTGACACCGAAATTACATATCACTGAACTCGACCTGTCTTCGTGTTGTCGGGTACGCTGCGTATATTTATCCCCAGAATTTGTAAACTTACTGTGAATCATATGAGTCTAAAGCAGGGATCTAATGAAATTGAACACttttataaataaaagttatttacaaaacttttaatttttaaattattttctttctgCTCTAATTTTTAGTCTTGATTTAATTTCGAAAATATGCGAAAAAATTCTTTGAAGTCttctgtataaaataaatacttctCAAAGGTGGAGCAATTTtggaaattatattttaaaaaatcaaaattaCGACGTTGCACAGGTAGCTCACAATACGATTCCAAAATAAGCTTTCCAAAATCGTTCCATCTTTTTGAACCACATATTTTTCACGCAAGACTTCAGAGAATAGGTTGgcatatttttcaaattaaaatatGAACGTAATTTTCACTAATTTCTACAAAATTGTCTACCATGTATCCTCCTATTCaatattttacttatttatGGATAAGTAATACTTCGTAATGTAATTTTAATTACAGTTTAACCGCTTCTAAGTTCCTTCCTGTATTTTAATGAGTGTAGCTATGCACCCTGACTTTTGCTAATACTTCCGACACCTGAGTTAATGATACACTCTCCGAGACAACTATTTTTGAAATAGCATGTATAAGAGTTATCTTCACATACAATTAATGAGAAATGAAGGCTAAACATTATTTTAACTTCTTTAAATACTTTCGCGATATTTTGCTCCACGCTCAATGCCAAAAATCCATTCCAAACTACGCATGCGTAGTTCTCCGCTTTCACCGTCCTTGAGATTGTGTGCTCATTTACATTCTGTATCCCCACAACGaagaacaggtgaaacaggttGTGAGAGTATTCTACTCTTGCCATACGAAGAGATAGCTGCCATTCAGAGCTATAGAGTGTTTAGGGGGATAGAAACAGGCGGAAGTACGCTGCTGATTCTGCATAATACGACCTCTCTATGAGCTCATCAATACGGTGTTTGCGTTCATATTAACAAGCAGAGGCGAATTTAAATTTTTATCGCCCTAGGCTATTATATTATAACACCATAGATAGATGGGAGGATGAAATTAGAGGTGGGAAACGAACTTTGAATCCCTTCATATACAGTTTTGGCTTTTACAGACTTTAGTAAGGCCTCTGATTCCACAAGTCAGCCTACTCTTCTTGCCAAGCTATCAACAATCCGATACGAAGGGAATCTATTTTCTTGGCTCAGgagttatttgaatttttgacaaCTTATTAATTATTTCATATCTACATCCTCATAAATGAATTGATGAGGTATCAATAATTGATAACAATCGATAAATACGTTCGGCAAAACTAGGACAAACTGTAACATTTTTCAGCAATCACGATTTTTATTAGGTATGCCAAtagtttaaacatttttaaaatgATATCTAGTGTCAATCGAACACTAGAAATGCAATATCGAAATGCAATATGACCTTGACAGATTTATTATCTGGTACTGTGAGATTAGGCTGCCTTTGAACCTTGCAAAAAATGCTCTGTCATGAAATTCACACGTAATTCATATCGTGTGGACGACAATGTTTTAGAAGAAGTCAATGAAATTAAAGATTTAGTAGTAATTACATTTCACATCGAACCTTGACTTTTCAAACCATTATTACTATAAGATCAGTCGCGCGGAGAGAACCTTAGGACTCACTAAACATTTTTCAGCGAACTTTTATCGGATTTCCTTCAGCGTTGCCCTTCTTGTATGTAATCTAAACGAACTCAGAAGTAGTTTAAGTAGGTTACTGTCTCTAAATAGGAGCACACCTTAATTATTGTTACTCGCTTATTTTCTTGTTCTTGTTTTATTAACTACTGTTATCACGGTCATAAAACTGGGTCTTGTGCCTGTAATAAAGTGAATACTAATATAAATGCTCGTTCTGAAGAACTCTTCATTCGACTGCCGATATAAGGTCTCATTAAATAACTTTTTAGAGGAAACACATAATCGACAATAGAGACATACTTTTTCCTGTCGACATGGTAGCGCCATCATTTATGATTCTCAAATATTATGGAATTCATCCAAAAATTCACGATGTATTATACAAAGTTGTAACATCTTACCACCCTTCTAGTATTGCAGGTATCTATAGAAAGTCCATATTTGTAGGACGAAATTTATTTACGTAGATAAAGAACAAGAGATTACAGGAACAACGAAGAAAATATGGAAGTATGATGAACGCACAAGGGATATTGCTCAAAATCGTATCAGCAATATTCTTTTCGAGAGAGATTTGAATACTTCTCCTTGCAATCCTCTAAGTAATAACGTGGAATcagtgaggaatgatgattcgaTATGCAGCACCCCTATACCAACACCGACATGTACCATAGTTACAAATAAAACAATGATGTTACATATCATAGTTTGTAACATACATATATAAAGTATATCTATAATTTGTATTAGGTGTACAAATGTATGACAGACCAATACCAAACATTGCTGGTGTTGGGATATAGAAGCTTCAAATCTTTGATTCACGAAATTTTTTTTACAAGTATAAAGAAAGTAAATGTGGCACCTATCAGGGTATCTCTTAAAGAAAATTCCCCCAGAATTGAATTTGACCTTGAAATTCAAGAATAAATaaggaaaaacaattttttcatgCTCGTGTAAGAGTAGTAGGTATGTGTTAACTTTTCCCAGCAGCAACTAACAAACGTCGTAATAAATTCTTTTGATAACGTCTCGTAAAAAATTCAAGAACTGATTGGCTGAAGGAGTTAAGGAAAGAATCTCTATaatttcactttcaaattgcaaAACATATGCGAGAGGATGTGTTTGTGCATTATCTAATGTTAAAAGAACTGGACTGACACAATTGTATTCTTGCATATATGTCAGTGACTATGAATGGTATAAGTTCcaaattttaaaaaagtttCGAGACTTTATTAACTGAGTTGTATAGAAATGAGCCAAATCACAAAAATCCATAAcataaattttagaaaattttggACTTATACCACTTTCACAATCACTGGCACATATTTAAACCAATCCCTAAACGTGATAGTATCCATCCACGAACTTTTTTGTGACAGATATATTAcagacaatatttttaaatttacatgTTTGAAGAATCTAGGTTTCTTTACTGTTCCTATGATTCTTAAAGCTATTCTGTCATTTCCGGAGGCATTTGCACTTACACAAGTGTGATACGATCTCTGATGACTTTATATCCCGTGTTGTAGATTCAATCTTTGATGCAAATGTTTTACGAGGCAATGCTTTTCAAAAAATGCCGCTCTCGTCACAATTACAGATACAATCTAAATCATAACTTTTCTCCTTGACAATATTACTAAATAAAAACTCGAACAAGTTCTTTAACCACGAAACTGTCAGGTACAATATAATCTGATAATTTTTCTCCTAGAATGTCCAGTTCATATATTCCGTATCTTTATTTAAACCACTTTAGCCAATCAGTAGATGCTTGAAAATTTCTACAACTATCTAAGTTTGCATTTAGTTCAAGAACTTTCTCTTGAATTAATTGACCTAATATTAGTATACCAGTGCTTCGTTTTTGTTAGATTCATTTATATATTGCTCGATCCAATTTATGAGTATTTCCTGTTCTCAAGTAAATCACTTGAAAAAAGTGACATGTGGCACGTACTGTACTAACAAAGAATGGATATTGGTCTATATAACTCTTCTGAATGTACACATAGCTCAAATACGTACCAATAACGGTTTCTAATGATCCAATGAGGAAggcgagattgatgattgctctGATCCATTTCTGATTTAGCATACTATCTTAACTTCTTTGGTATTGTCAGCTGCaacaaatatatacatattttcaaTTAGAGGTTTATACGAGTAGGAAAACGTATTTTGTAAACAGTTTgtagtttttaattatttttaaacaaGTGTCTTATCAGAACTGAAATAactatgttttatttttactgatacagaaaaatgtttaaaatataaTGTGAATGACAAAGATAAATTGTTGGAAAGTTTAGAAtagttttataaaaaaatataaaacacgTAACGTTTAAACCAATAGCTTTACatatttaaatactttaaaACTTAGATTAATTTTTCACAAC contains:
- the LOC143180022 gene encoding sphingomyelin phosphodiesterase isoform X3; this encodes MLNQKWIRAIINLAFLIGSLETVIGNPIRDRYRRQMEGTATNWTQLADEWFAVRAKAVEKLDVTVLPFVEKLRDLPPTVETVVINGTRPEELARYNYSRMLWDMETVQPSGHLSGFVDKALKLLDLKQVMMEVETSVMSKVSCTACKTGATLLQHYIKIGKNDEEIGNIIYQFCVSLKIQSPRVCQGVTLLFGGEVIYVLKQVNMDPTQICSFVIGDACDDTYNPLHEWEVAFPPVNKPPVRPPIPPQEGAPTFKVLHISDTHFDPYYQEGANAECNEPLCCRLTNGAPLTAAAGAGRWGDYRKCDTPRRTVEHMLKHIASTHPDIDYILWTGDIPPHDVWNQTREENLKVLHETVTQLIETFPGIPIFPALGNHESAPVNSFPPPFVPKENDISWLYDALDKHWRRWLPVGVSHTVRRGAFYSVLVRPGFRILSVNMNYCNNKNWWLLINSTDPVSELQWLVYELQGAEMNGEKVHIIGHIPPGHSDCLKVWSRNYYHIINRYESTITAQFFGHTHYDEFQLFYDTSDLGRALSIAYIGPSVTPYYDLNPGYRIYYVDGDHPKTTRLVVDHESWVMNLKEANLYDYPIWHKMYSARQAYQMPSLLPKDWDSLIDKMSNEPSLFDLYYKHYYKNSPVRPLCSDECRKRLLCDLRSGRSHDRKALCQTLESRIDSETRTGWRAWIYNGLALSMSVFMAIPRFAYNLPKYVLGLG
- the LOC143180022 gene encoding sphingomyelin phosphodiesterase isoform X1, which produces MLNQKWIRAIINLAFLIGSLETVIGNPIRDRYRRQMEGTATNWTQLADEWFAVRAKAVEKLDVTVLPFVEKLRDLPPTVETVVINGTRPEELARYNYSRMLWDMETVQPSGHLSGFVDKALKLLDLKQVMMEVETSVMSKVSCTACKTGATLLQHYIKIGKNDEEIGNIIYQFCVSLKIQSPRVCQGVTLLFGGEVIYVLKQVNMDPTQICSFVIGDACDDTYNPLHEWEVAFPPVNKPPVRPPIPPQEGAPTFKVLHISDTHFDPYYQEGANAECNEPLCCRLTNGAPLTAAAGAGRWGDYRKCDTPRRTVEHMLKHIASTHPDIDYILWTGDIPPHDVWNQTREENLKVLHETVTQLIETFPGIPIFPALGNHESAPVNSFPPPFVPKENDISWLYDALDKHWRRWLPVGVSHTVRRGAFYSVLVRPGFRILSVNMNYCNNKNWWLLINSTDPVSELQWLVYELQGAEMNGEKVHIIGHIPPGHSDCLKVWSRNYYHIINRYESTITAQFFGHTHYDEFQLFYDTSDLGRALSIAYIGPSVTPYYDLNPGYRIYYVDGDHPKTTRLVVDHESWVMNLKEANLYDYPIWHKMYSARQAYQMPSLLPKDWDSLIDKMSNEPSLFDLYYKHYYKNSPVRPLCSDECRKRLLCDLRSGRSHDRKALCQTLESRIDSETRTGWRAWIYNGLALSYVHDWWLKTYSGDVKTNRVDV
- the LOC143180022 gene encoding sphingomyelin phosphodiesterase isoform X2, encoding MLNQKWIRAIINLAFLIGSLETVIGNPIRDRYRRQMEGTATNWTQLADEWFAVRAKAVEKLDVTVLPFVEKLRDLPPTVETVVINGTRPEELARYNYSRMLWDMETVQPSGHLSGFVDKALKLLDLKQVMMEVETSVMSKVSCTACKTGATLLQHYIKIGKNDEEIGNIIYQFCVSLKIQSPRVCQGVTLLFGGEVIYVLKQVNMDPTQICSFVIGDACDDTYNPLHEWEVAFPPVNKPPVRPPIPPQEGAPTFKVLHISDTHFDPYYQEGANAECNEPLCCRLTNGAPLTAAAGAGRWGDYRKCDTPRRTVEHMLKHIASTHPDIDYILWTGDIPPHDVWNQTREENLKVLHETVTQLIETFPGIPIFPALGNHESAPVNSFPPPFVPKENDISWLYDALDKHWRRWLPVGVSHTVRRGAFYSVLVRPGFRILSVNMNYCNNKNWWLLINSTDPVSELQWLVYELQGAEMNGEKVHIIGHIPPGHSDCLKVWSRNYYHIINRYESTITAQFFGHTHYDEFQLFYDTSDLGRALSIAYIGPSVTPYYDLNPGYRIYYVDGDHPKTTRVSTNIKICPF